The Buchnera aphidicola (Cinara tujafilina) genome has a window encoding:
- the himA gene encoding integration host factor alpha subunit has translation MVLTKAEISEYLFNKFKLTRQDIKDLVEIFFEEMRCALELGEQVKLSGFGNFYLRNKKSRPGRNPKTGENIPISARRVVIFKPGQKLRKRVGTLKYIQSKNK, from the coding sequence ATGGTATTAACTAAAGCAGAAATTTCAGAATATTTATTTAATAAGTTTAAATTAACTAGACAGGATATTAAAGATTTAGTAGAAATTTTTTTTGAAGAAATGCGTTGTGCATTAGAATTAGGAGAACAAGTAAAATTATCTGGGTTTGGAAATTTTTATTTAAGAAATAAAAAATCGCGACCAGGACGAAATCCTAAAACCGGTGAAAATATTCCAATTTCAGCAAGAAGAGTGGTGATATTTAAACCGGGTCAAAAACTTCGAAAAAGAGTTGGGACATTAAAATATATACAATCTAAGAATAAATAA
- the glyS gene encoding glycyl-tRNA synthetase, beta subunit, translating to MKKHDFLLELYIEDLPAQELKSISKSFLKIFKKNIKKNKIQYDMIKSFATPRRLAITICSIHYIQKYKEIRKKGPLLDHSFTEKGNATPIALSWAQHCGINIKDAKSLTINKKKYLTCKTKYKKYFLIRTVKKIILYVLVHIPSKKTMHWNEEKFQFSRPIRNIIALLDDQIIPINIFNLSSNRFSRGHVFMNPQKIEINCAKQYRSKFFYQFYVMINYEKRKNFIKDEIIKLAKKLYSIPKIHKKQLNEVTSSVEWPVILYGNSIKNILIYQKKILIHTMEACQKYFPLYDVINKKILTKFIFISNIETKNPNNIIQGNESVLKSKLSNVIFFLKKDLNIPFFDRLLLLKNICFKKKLGSMYDKTNRIRLISIYIAKQINANVSDTERAALLSKCDLTTYMIIEYPELQGSIGMYYAIKNKEKKTVALAIKEQYLPNTSTANLPTQPISYALSIAEKIDTITGIFSLEKKLKNHNDPFALRRATIGIIRIIIEKELNINIVQLIKKSIHIYSHITNKKQIQKNVLKFILSKFKHFLEKKGCDKKIIQSVFALNTIDFIDIHSRILILEKLYKQKKIDPIIKTFKRVENILKNQPDYFTMYSDFPKIKNHNNLTSIEEILIKSLNNIYNDIKNKKKYSIIVSHIEKLVIIINSFFDTSFIYDKNKKKRKFRLSILGNIKIYFYISLIFIIYKILLKNLLIKIFMIQFIWIIFYTIYI from the coding sequence ATGAAAAAGCACGATTTTTTATTAGAATTATATATAGAAGATTTACCAGCACAAGAATTAAAAAGTATTTCTAAATCTTTTTTAAAAATATTTAAAAAAAACATTAAAAAAAATAAGATTCAATATGATATGATAAAATCATTTGCCACCCCGCGAAGATTAGCTATTACTATTTGTTCGATACACTATATTCAAAAATATAAAGAAATACGTAAAAAAGGACCGTTATTAGATCATTCTTTTACTGAAAAAGGAAATGCAACACCGATCGCTCTTTCCTGGGCTCAACATTGCGGTATCAATATAAAAGATGCAAAATCTTTAACAATTAATAAAAAAAAATACTTAACTTGTAAAACAAAATATAAAAAATATTTCCTTATTAGAACAGTTAAAAAAATTATTTTGTATGTATTAGTTCATATACCATCAAAAAAAACTATGCATTGGAATGAAGAAAAATTTCAATTTTCAAGACCTATTAGAAATATTATTGCATTATTGGACGATCAAATTATTCCAATAAATATTTTTAATCTATCATCTAATCGATTTTCTCGAGGCCATGTATTTATGAATCCTCAAAAAATTGAAATAAACTGTGCAAAACAATACAGATCAAAATTTTTTTATCAATTTTATGTAATGATAAATTATGAAAAAAGAAAAAATTTTATAAAAGATGAAATTATAAAATTAGCAAAAAAATTATATAGTATACCGAAAATTCATAAAAAACAATTGAATGAAGTAACATCGTCAGTAGAATGGCCAGTTATTCTTTATGGAAATTCAATAAAAAATATCTTGATATACCAAAAAAAAATATTAATTCATACAATGGAGGCATGTCAAAAATACTTTCCTTTATATGATGTTATTAATAAAAAAATTTTAACTAAATTTATTTTTATTAGTAATATAGAAACAAAAAATCCTAATAACATTATTCAAGGTAATGAAAGTGTTTTAAAATCTAAATTAAGCAATGTTATATTTTTTTTAAAAAAAGATTTAAATATACCATTTTTTGATAGATTATTATTATTAAAAAATATATGCTTTAAAAAAAAATTAGGATCTATGTACGATAAAACTAATCGAATACGTTTAATTAGTATATATATTGCTAAACAAATAAATGCTAATGTTAGCGATACAGAACGTGCAGCGTTATTGTCAAAATGTGATTTAACTACATATATGATTATTGAATATCCAGAATTACAAGGTAGTATTGGAATGTATTATGCAATCAAAAATAAAGAAAAAAAAACAGTAGCACTAGCTATTAAAGAGCAATATCTACCAAATACCTCAACAGCAAATTTACCTACACAACCCATTTCTTATGCTCTAAGTATTGCTGAAAAAATAGATACAATAACTGGGATTTTTAGTTTAGAAAAAAAATTAAAAAATCATAATGATCCCTTTGCATTACGTAGAGCTACCATTGGTATCATACGTATAATTATAGAAAAAGAACTTAATATTAATATTGTACAATTGATAAAAAAATCTATTCATATATATTCACATATTACTAATAAAAAACAAATTCAAAAGAATGTATTAAAATTTATATTATCAAAATTTAAACATTTTTTAGAAAAAAAGGGTTGTGATAAAAAAATCATACAATCTGTTTTTGCTTTAAATACTATTGATTTTATCGATATACATTCCAGAATTTTAATTTTAGAAAAATTATATAAACAAAAAAAAATTGATCCGATCATAAAAACTTTTAAAAGAGTTGAAAATATCTTAAAAAATCAACCAGATTATTTTACAATGTATAGCGATTTCCCGAAAATAAAAAACCATAATAATCTTACTTCTATAGAAGAGATATTAATCAAGTCACTAAATAATATTTATAATGATATCAAAAATAAAAAAAAATATTCTATAATAGTTTCTCATATAGAAAAATTAGTAATAATAATAAATAGTTTTTTCGATACATCATTTATTTATGATAAAAATAAAAAGAAAAGAAAATTTAGATTATCTATTTTAGGAAATATAAAAATATATTTTTATATATCACTAATTTTTATTATTTATAAAATACTATTAAAAAATTTATTAATTAAGATTTTTATGATCCAATTCATTTGGATCATTTTTTATACAATTTATATTTAA
- the glyQ gene encoding glycyl-tRNA synthetase, alpha subunit translates to MVHKEKKTFYNLIQTLQKFWFNHGCIILQPLDISVGAGTFHHKTFFNVIGSQKISFAYVQPSRRPSDGRYMKNPNRLQHYYQFQVIIKPAPNTIQDIYLHSLQEIGIKDQENDIRFVEDNWKNPTLGASGLGWEVWLNGMEITQFTYFQQMGGLNCHPASVEITYGLERIAMHIQNKKNIYDIIWSKLNNKTITYSNLFYNDEKQNSYYNFDFSNTQLLSKLFNLHIQEASRLIEISISLSVPAYEHMLHAIHYFNLLDCKKILSTTERTDYILTIRSKIKKIAQKYVTNK, encoded by the coding sequence ATGGTTCATAAAGAAAAAAAAACATTTTATAATCTTATTCAAACTTTACAAAAATTTTGGTTTAATCACGGATGTATTATTTTACAACCACTCGATATTTCTGTAGGAGCCGGAACATTTCATCATAAAACCTTTTTTAATGTTATAGGATCTCAAAAAATATCTTTTGCATATGTACAACCGTCTCGACGTCCATCAGACGGAAGATATATGAAAAATCCCAATCGACTTCAACATTATTACCAATTTCAAGTTATTATAAAACCAGCTCCAAATACTATTCAAGATATTTATTTGCATTCTTTGCAAGAAATAGGTATTAAAGATCAAGAAAACGATATAAGATTTGTTGAAGACAATTGGAAAAATCCAACATTAGGAGCTTCCGGATTAGGTTGGGAAGTCTGGTTAAATGGAATGGAAATAACACAATTTACATATTTTCAACAAATGGGAGGATTAAATTGTCATCCTGCATCTGTAGAAATTACTTATGGATTAGAACGTATTGCTATGCATATACAAAATAAAAAAAATATTTATGATATTATTTGGTCAAAATTAAATAATAAAACAATAACATATTCAAATCTTTTTTATAATGATGAAAAACAAAATTCATATTATAATTTTGATTTTTCTAATACCCAATTATTATCTAAATTATTTAACTTACATATTCAAGAAGCAAGTCGATTAATTGAAATTTCTATTTCATTATCTGTTCCTGCATATGAACATATGTTACATGCTATTCACTATTTTAATTTATTAGATTGTAAAAAAATTCTTTCTACAACAGAACGTACAGATTATATATTAACGATACGATCTAAAATAAAAAAAATCGCACAAAAATATGTAACTAATAAGTAA
- the nfo gene encoding endonuclease IV with intrinsic 3'-5' exonuclease activity, whose protein sequence is MWYIGAHVSAAGGVEKSIIRAHKLGATAFSFFLKNQRQWKNTLLNETKINLFHKFCKLYGYSSNQILPHGNYLMNLGNPDPDMRQKSCAALIDELLSCEKLKLSMLNIHPGSHLKKITEKSCLNNIIYCINKALSKTNNVTIVLENTAGQGSSVGYCFEHLAYIIRYIEDKSRIGVCLDSCHLFSAGYDIGNFSNFLNIFKHFNNIIGINYLCGIHLNDSIGALHSRLDRHQNLGYGQINKEAFSWFMQSIQFQKIPIILETKNMNLWVHEIKWLYKKSLNNQFNII, encoded by the coding sequence ATGTGGTATATTGGAGCGCATGTTAGTGCAGCTGGAGGTGTAGAAAAGTCTATTATACGAGCGCATAAATTGGGAGCTACTGCTTTTTCTTTTTTTTTAAAAAACCAGCGTCAATGGAAAAATACGTTGTTAAATGAAACGAAAATTAATCTTTTTCATAAGTTTTGTAAATTATATGGATATTCATCAAATCAAATTTTACCGCATGGTAATTATTTGATGAATTTAGGTAATCCTGATCCCGACATGCGTCAAAAATCGTGTGCTGCATTAATTGATGAATTATTAAGTTGTGAAAAATTAAAATTATCTATGCTTAATATCCACCCAGGTAGTCATTTAAAAAAAATTACAGAAAAATCTTGTTTAAATAATATTATTTATTGTATTAATAAGGCATTAAGTAAAACAAATAATGTTACAATAGTTTTAGAAAATACAGCTGGGCAAGGTAGTTCTGTTGGTTATTGTTTTGAACATCTAGCTTATATTATTCGTTATATAGAAGATAAATCTCGTATTGGTGTGTGTTTGGATAGTTGTCATTTATTTTCTGCTGGATATGATATTGGAAATTTTTCAAATTTTTTAAATATTTTTAAACATTTTAATAATATTATTGGAATTAATTATTTATGTGGCATACATTTAAATGATTCTATAGGTGCCTTGCATAGTCGATTAGATCGGCATCAAAATTTAGGATATGGTCAAATTAATAAAGAGGCTTTTTCTTGGTTTATGCAATCTATACAATTCCAAAAAATACCAATAATTTTAGAAACAAAAAATATGAATCTATGGGTACATGAAATAAAATGGTTATATAAAAAATCTTTAAATAATCAATTTAATATTATATAA
- the rplY gene encoding 50S ribosomal protein L25, with protein sequence MITLNAIQRYNCGTGYSRRLRKIYHQLPGIIYGVNLIKKPLLISLIHDKVFYLQEKNEFYSEDLLLIVNKNKFFVRVKEIQRHAFKLNILHIDFISIKI encoded by the coding sequence ATGATTACATTAAATGCTATTCAACGTTATAACTGTGGTACCGGATATAGTCGTCGTTTACGTAAGATATATCATCAATTGCCAGGTATTATATATGGAGTAAATTTAATTAAAAAACCTTTATTAATTTCTTTAATACATGATAAAGTTTTTTATTTACAAGAAAAAAATGAATTTTATTCAGAAGATTTATTATTAATTGTTAATAAAAATAAATTTTTTGTTAGGGTTAAAGAAATTCAACGTCATGCATTTAAATTAAATATATTACATATAGATTTTATAAGTATTAAAATTTAG
- the yabl gene encoding hypothetical protein, producing the protein MKSFLMYTTHFAINHLNIIVFIMSFLESLALIGLVLPGLVIMGSFGTLIGNGQLNFYHAWICSALGCIIGDIFSYYFGIKFRNKINNILLFQINKNLIEKIQTFLYKYNFITVFLGKFIGPTRPLIPMLSGVLKLSFYKFLIPDILACILWPIIYFSPGICTLIIFKYLTNKIKNKFYHIIIGSGIGIFILFSYMIYRYLYKNKKQDIKKILMLKLEFIFLYF; encoded by the coding sequence ATGAAATCTTTTTTAATGTATACAACCCATTTTGCTATAAATCATCTGAATATCATAGTTTTTATAATGTCTTTTTTAGAATCTCTAGCATTAATAGGATTAGTATTACCCGGACTAGTAATAATGGGTAGTTTTGGAACGCTAATAGGTAATGGTCAATTAAATTTTTATCATGCATGGATATGCAGTGCGTTAGGATGTATAATAGGAGATATTTTTTCATACTACTTTGGAATAAAATTTAGAAATAAAATAAATAATATTCTTTTATTTCAGATTAATAAAAATTTAATTGAAAAAATACAAACATTTTTATATAAATATAATTTTATTACCGTTTTTTTAGGAAAATTTATTGGACCTACTAGACCATTAATACCTATGTTATCCGGAGTATTAAAATTATCATTTTATAAATTTCTAATTCCAGATATTTTAGCATGTATATTATGGCCAATCATTTATTTTTCTCCAGGAATATGTACGCTAATTATTTTTAAATACTTAACGAATAAAATAAAAAATAAATTTTATCATATTATAATAGGTAGTGGTATTGGAATATTTATATTATTTTCCTATATGATTTACCGTTATTTGTATAAAAATAAAAAACAGGACATTAAAAAAATTTTAATGTTAAAATTAGAATTTATTTTTTTATATTTTTAA
- the ksgA gene encoding dimethyladenosine transferase, with protein MNNIKFYSHIPNRKLGQNFLINKDIIKFIIKSINIKYNDKMLEIGPGLGSLTYPVSQIVKELIILEIDKSLHPILYDLKFKNHVKIIFANAMTFDYNNFFDKYQNKLIRFFGNLPYNISTAFLLHILRYKENIYDMHFMFQKEVADRIIAQPHDKKYGRLSIVVQFFFTIKYILSIEKIHFFPVPKVDSVFLKFSPINKLYKYNIIQYINTISYITKIAFQHRRKILKHTLCHLFHLKELSYFGINALQRAENISVKQYFQLTEYFIKKTNIKNIFY; from the coding sequence ATGAATAATATAAAGTTTTATTCACATATTCCAAATAGAAAGTTAGGGCAAAATTTTTTAATTAATAAAGATATTATTAAATTTATTATTAAAAGTATTAATATAAAATATAATGATAAAATGCTAGAAATTGGTCCAGGACTAGGCTCTTTAACTTATCCAGTCAGTCAAATTGTAAAAGAATTAATTATTTTAGAAATTGATAAATCATTACATCCAATATTATATGATTTAAAATTTAAAAATCATGTAAAAATTATTTTTGCTAATGCGATGACATTTGATTATAATAATTTTTTTGATAAATATCAAAATAAATTAATACGATTTTTTGGAAATTTACCATATAATATTTCTACAGCATTTTTATTACATATATTACGTTATAAAGAGAATATATATGATATGCATTTTATGTTTCAAAAAGAAGTAGCTGATCGTATCATAGCGCAACCCCATGATAAAAAATATGGTCGCCTAAGTATTGTTGTACAATTTTTTTTTACTATTAAATATATTTTGTCTATAGAAAAAATTCATTTTTTTCCTGTTCCAAAAGTAGATTCGGTCTTTTTAAAATTTTCTCCAATTAATAAATTGTATAAATATAACATTATTCAGTATATTAATACAATTAGTTATATTACTAAAATAGCATTTCAGCATCGAAGAAAAATATTAAAACATACATTATGTCATTTATTTCATTTAAAAGAATTATCTTATTTTGGAATTAATGCCTTACAAAGAGCAGAAAATATATCGGTTAAACAATATTTTCAATTAACAGAATATTTTATTAAAAAAACAAATATTAAAAATATATTTTATTAA
- the apaH gene encoding diadenosine tetraphosphatase translates to MSTYIIGDIHGCYKDFQKLLKIISFNIKYDILWITGDLVLRGQDSLSVLRFLYSIKNNIKLVLGNNDLNLIKILLGLQPNDNKLNINNILHAFDRDVLMFWLLQQPLVNIDIKKIILVHAGIFPFWTLEEIIKYNNILQKLLTGKSFFSFLSESLQYTMKFFSWTQALNSKKYIFFILKAFTSMRYIFLNGDLAFSHFNSHFEAKKNKYLSLVCIKK, encoded by the coding sequence ATGAGTACTTATATTATAGGAGATATTCATGGGTGTTATAAAGATTTTCAAAAATTATTAAAAATAATATCTTTTAATATAAAATATGATATTTTGTGGATTACTGGAGATTTAGTTTTACGAGGTCAGGATTCATTATCTGTTCTTCGTTTTTTATATTCAATAAAAAATAATATAAAATTAGTATTAGGAAATAACGATTTAAATTTAATTAAAATATTGCTAGGTTTACAACCAAACGATAATAAATTAAATATTAATAACATATTGCATGCTTTTGATCGAGATGTTTTAATGTTTTGGTTACTTCAACAACCATTAGTAAATATTGATATAAAAAAAATTATCTTAGTTCATGCAGGTATATTTCCTTTTTGGACTCTTGAAGAAATAATAAAATATAATAATATACTTCAAAAGTTATTAACTGGAAAAAGTTTTTTTTCTTTTCTTTCTGAATCTTTACAATATACAATGAAATTTTTTTCCTGGACTCAAGCATTAAATTCAAAAAAATATATTTTTTTTATTTTAAAAGCGTTTACTAGTATGAGATATATTTTTTTAAATGGAGATTTAGCTTTTTCTCATTTTAATAGTCATTTTGAAGCAAAAAAAAATAAATATTTATCCTTGGTTTGTATTAAAAAATAA
- the carB gene encoding carbamoyl-phosphate synthase large chain, producing the protein MTDPKIADVTYIEPINDNIITEIIKKEKPHALLPTMGGQTALNCTLKLNQKNILKKYNIELIGVTIHAIQKAEDRNLFEKSMKKIGLKTARCGIVRTIQEANNIIKKIGFPCIIRPSFTMGGSGGGIAYNDKEFQQLCLQGLEQSPTNELLIDESLIGWKEYEMEVIHDQLGTCIIICSIENVDPMGIHTGDSITVAPAQTLSDKEFQKMRNASIKVLKEIGVQAGGANVQFAINPKNGEMVVIEMNPRVSRSSALASKATGFPIAFISAKLAIGYNLNELKNNITGIQTPAAFEPTIDYIVTKLPRFNFEKFHNCNDRLTTQMKSVGEVMAIGRTFQESLQKAIRSLEINSSGFDITLRNQKYQENLSNYKKKIQYELTKAGPERLWYIGEAFRLKWTIHIVNQLTNIDIWFLYQIKEIIDIEEKTKKLKLHNLNYFKLKELKSKGFSDLRIAQLICQKEHEVRNYRYKLKLFPVYKRIDTCAAEFFTDTAYMYSTWEDECESLPTKNPKKIIILGSGPNRIGQGIEFDYCCVHAAQALRKDHYETIMINCNPETVSTDYDMSDRLYFEPITLENILEIIRIEQPQGIVIQYGGQTPLKLAKYFQKYKINIIGTQPKYIDIAENRKKFQNIVLQLNLKQPKNDTANNIKDALKKAKEISYPIIVRPSYVLGGRDMEIINNEKDLKKYFLNHTCFCNNQEILLDQYLEKAIEIDVDAICDGQNIFIGGIMEHIEQAGIHSGDSACSLPTYTITKEIKNKIRKQTKKLAIKLSVLGLMNIQFAIKKDIIYVLEVNPRAARTVPFVSKAIGLPLVKIAMRVMCGISLKQQGYIKEIKPKYYSVKEVVLPFNKFLNVDPVLGPEMRSTGEVMGIGKNFSYAFYKAMLSISAKIKKFGRVLISLKKSDEKSAVQIAIKLKKLGFKLDSTNDINKILKNSGIFTRLVSTQNERTLNVYNLIQNKKYVYIINTDINKINSKKYNKICKYALKYKIHYDTTLNGTLATLISLQHLNEYPILSLQKMHQKI; encoded by the coding sequence ATGACTGATCCAAAAATAGCAGATGTTACATATATCGAACCAATAAATGATAACATCATAACTGAAATCATAAAAAAAGAAAAACCGCACGCATTATTACCAACAATGGGTGGGCAAACAGCATTAAATTGTACGTTAAAACTAAATCAAAAAAACATATTAAAAAAATACAATATAGAATTAATTGGTGTAACTATTCATGCAATTCAAAAAGCTGAAGATAGAAATTTATTTGAAAAATCAATGAAAAAAATTGGTTTAAAAACAGCTCGCTGTGGAATTGTTCGCACAATACAAGAAGCTAATAATATTATTAAAAAAATTGGTTTTCCATGTATTATTAGACCTTCATTTACTATGGGGGGAAGCGGGGGAGGGATAGCATATAATGACAAAGAATTTCAACAGTTATGTTTACAAGGATTGGAACAATCACCCACAAACGAATTATTAATTGACGAATCATTAATTGGATGGAAAGAATATGAAATGGAAGTAATTCATGATCAATTAGGTACTTGTATTATTATTTGTTCAATCGAAAATGTTGATCCCATGGGTATTCATACGGGAGATTCTATCACAGTGGCTCCTGCACAAACTTTAAGCGATAAAGAATTTCAAAAAATGAGAAATGCTTCAATAAAAGTATTAAAAGAAATAGGAGTACAAGCGGGGGGTGCTAATGTTCAATTTGCTATTAACCCAAAAAATGGAGAGATGGTTGTAATTGAAATGAACCCTAGAGTTTCTCGATCATCTGCATTAGCTTCAAAAGCCACAGGATTTCCTATAGCATTTATCTCCGCTAAATTAGCTATAGGTTATAATTTAAATGAGTTAAAAAACAATATCACTGGTATTCAAACTCCAGCTGCTTTTGAACCTACGATTGACTATATTGTAACTAAACTACCTCGATTTAATTTTGAAAAATTCCATAATTGTAATGATCGCCTAACAACGCAAATGAAATCAGTTGGAGAAGTCATGGCTATTGGACGCACGTTTCAAGAGTCATTACAAAAAGCAATACGAAGCTTAGAAATTAATAGTAGCGGTTTTGACATTACTTTGAGAAATCAAAAATATCAAGAAAATTTATCAAATTATAAAAAAAAAATACAATATGAATTAACAAAAGCAGGTCCTGAACGATTATGGTATATTGGAGAAGCATTTCGTTTAAAATGGACTATACATATAGTGAATCAATTAACTAATATAGACATATGGTTTTTATATCAAATTAAAGAAATTATTGATATTGAAGAAAAAACAAAGAAATTAAAATTACATAATTTAAATTATTTTAAATTAAAAGAACTAAAAAGTAAAGGGTTTTCTGATTTACGAATTGCACAACTAATATGTCAAAAAGAACATGAGGTACGGAATTATAGATATAAATTAAAATTATTCCCTGTATATAAAAGAATTGATACATGTGCAGCTGAATTTTTTACTGACACTGCATATATGTATTCAACTTGGGAAGATGAATGTGAATCATTACCCACAAAAAATCCGAAAAAAATTATAATATTGGGTAGTGGACCTAATCGTATCGGTCAAGGAATAGAATTTGATTATTGTTGCGTACATGCCGCTCAAGCATTACGAAAAGATCATTATGAAACTATTATGATCAATTGTAATCCTGAAACAGTTTCTACAGATTATGATATGTCTGATCGTTTATATTTTGAACCTATAACTTTAGAAAATATATTAGAAATCATAAGAATAGAACAACCTCAAGGAATTGTAATTCAATATGGCGGACAAACACCATTAAAATTAGCAAAATATTTTCAAAAATATAAAATTAATATAATCGGTACACAACCAAAATATATCGATATAGCAGAAAATAGAAAAAAATTTCAAAATATTGTACTACAATTAAACCTAAAACAACCAAAAAATGATACTGCTAATAATATAAAAGACGCTTTAAAAAAAGCAAAAGAAATATCGTATCCTATTATTGTAAGACCATCCTATGTTTTAGGTGGACGAGATATGGAAATTATAAATAATGAAAAAGATTTAAAAAAATATTTTTTAAATCACACTTGTTTTTGTAATAATCAAGAGATTTTATTAGACCAATATTTAGAAAAAGCAATAGAAATTGATGTAGATGCTATCTGTGACGGACAAAATATTTTTATCGGGGGTATTATGGAACATATTGAACAAGCAGGAATACATTCCGGAGATTCAGCTTGTTCATTACCTACTTATACAATTACAAAAGAAATAAAAAATAAAATTCGGAAACAAACAAAAAAGTTAGCTATAAAGCTATCTGTGTTAGGTTTGATGAATATTCAGTTTGCAATAAAAAAAGATATAATATATGTTCTAGAAGTCAATCCTAGAGCAGCTCGTACTGTGCCTTTTGTATCTAAAGCTATTGGATTACCATTAGTAAAAATAGCTATGCGTGTTATGTGTGGTATTTCACTTAAACAACAAGGATATATTAAAGAAATAAAACCAAAATATTACTCAGTGAAAGAAGTTGTATTACCCTTTAATAAATTTTTAAACGTAGATCCAGTTTTAGGTCCCGAAATGCGTTCTACTGGAGAAGTAATGGGTATAGGAAAAAATTTTTCATATGCATTTTATAAGGCTATGTTAAGTATCTCTGCAAAAATAAAAAAATTTGGGAGAGTTTTAATATCTTTAAAAAAAAGTGATGAAAAATCTGCCGTTCAAATTGCAATAAAATTAAAAAAATTAGGATTTAAACTTGATTCTACAAATGATATAAACAAAATATTAAAAAATTCTGGTATTTTTACACGATTAGTAAGCACACAAAACGAAAGAACATTGAATGTCTATAATTTAATACAAAATAAAAAGTATGTATACATTATTAATACTGACATTAATAAAATAAATAGTAAAAAATATAATAAAATTTGTAAATATGCCTTAAAATACAAGATACACTATGATACAACCTTAAATGGTACATTAGCTACTTTAATATCTTTACAACATCTAAATGAATACCCAATATTATCGTTACAAAAAATGCATCAAAAAATATAG